A part of Cryptococcus neoformans var. neoformans JEC21 chromosome 4 sequence genomic DNA contains:
- a CDS encoding 3-deoxy-7-phosphoheptulonate synthase, putative, with protein sequence MSATPSPDRNRPLDDRKVTGYDPLIPPALLRHDLPVPPVASKTISASRRTTSSIVRGTDPLSRLVVVVGPCSIHDVDQAKEYASRLRKGVQEGKWPGLEVVMRVYFEKPRTTVGWKGLINDPDIDGSFKINKGLRMARELLCDINAMGMPVGCELLDTISPQFIADLISWGAIGARTTESQLHRELASGASFPIGFKNGTDGSVGVAIDAMQSASHPHCFMGINSQGMASIVRTSGNRDCHVILRGGTGGPNYSAEHVQKALSTMRSKNPDAFASIMVDCSHGNSSKNHLNQPKVAADLAAQIAAGEVGITGIMFESNLKGGKQSSDKGRDNLEYGVSITDACVDWEMTVDMLDNLNQASLARRALLESREANANGHLNGDTPAVKRLKTDE encoded by the exons ATGTCTGCTACTCCCTCTCCAGACAGGAACAGACCCCTCGACGACAGGAAGGTCACTGGC TATGAccctctcatccctccCGCCCTTCTTCGACATGACCTTCCCGTTCCTCCCGTCGCCTCCAAGACCATCTCCGCTTCCCGACGaaccacctcttccatcgTGCGCGGTACCGACCCCCTTTCCCGATTGGTCGTCGTTGTCGGCCCTTGCAGTATCCACGATGTCGACCAGGCCAAGGAGTACGCCTCTAGACTGAGAAAGGGCGTGCAAGAGGGAAAGTGGCCTGGTTTGGAGGTCGTTATGAGAGTCTACTT TGAAAAGCCCAGAACGACTGTCGGGTGGAAGGGTCTCATCAATGACCCCGATATCGACGGTTCCTTCAAGATCAACAAGGGTCTGAGAATGGCTAGGGAGCTCTTGTGCGACATCAATGCCATGGGTATGCCCGTTGGTTGTGAGCTCCTTGACACTATTAG CCCTCAGTTTATTGCCGACCTCATCAGTTGGGGTGCTATCGGTGCCCGAACCACCGAGTCTCAACTCCACCGAGAGCTCGCTTCCGGCGCCTCTTTCCCCATCGGTTTTAAGAACGGTACAGATGGCTCAGTCGGTGTTGCCATCGACGCCATGCAATCCGCCTCCCACCCTCACTGTTTCATGGGTATCAACTCTCAGGGCATGGCCAGTATCGTCAGGACTTCCGGCAACAGGGACTGTCATGTCATCTTGAGAGGTGGCACTGGTGGCCCCAACTACTCTGCTGAGCACGTGCAGAAAGCCCTCTCCACCATGCGTTCCAAGAACCCTGATGCCTTTGCTTCCATCATGGTCGACTGCTCTCACGGCAACTCCTCCAAGAACCACCTCAACCAGCCCAAGGTTGCCGCCGACCTTGCTGCTCAGATTGCGGCGGGCGAAGTCGGTATCACCGGTATCATGTTTGAGAGTAACTTGAAGGGTGGCAAGCAAAGCAGTGACAAGGGGAGAGACAACCTTGAGTACGGAGTGTCCATCACCGATG CTTGTGTCGATTGGGAAATGACCGTTGACATGCTTGACAACCTCAACCAGGCCTCCCTTGCCCGAAGAGCCCTTCTCGAATCCCGGGAAGCTAATGCCAACGGTCATCTCAATGGCGACACTCCTGCTGTCAAGAGGCTGAAGACTGACGAGTAA
- a CDS encoding actin binding protein, putative, which translates to MSRQPPLVIDNGTGYTKMGFAGNSEPSFVFPTVIATHQSGGSGASSSSTGGAGRAPPPIAGKPSHLASKRGIEDLDFFIGDEAVANSKTYSLHYPIRHGMIENWDHMERLWEQSIFKYLRAEPEDHYVLLTEPPLNPPENRENTAEIMFESFNVQGLYIAVQAVLALAASWTSSKVTERTLTGVVIDSGDGVTHTIPLAEGYVIGSSIKHIPIAGRDITYFVQQLLRDRGESAHIPPEDQLRVAEKIKEDYTYVCQDIVKEFKKYDSDPYKYFARFAGEHSVTGRKYDIDIGYERFLAPEIFFNPEIYSSDFLTPLPEVVDTVIQTSPIDVRRGLYKNIVLSGGSTMFKDFGKRLQRDVKGIVDGRIAGSEEKSGSLMKSSGVEVNVISHKRQRYAVWYGGSLMASTPEFFNVSHSREDYQEYGPSLVRRFSVFGSAT; encoded by the exons ATGTCCCGACAACCCCCTCTCGTTATCGACAATGGTACTGGTTACACGAAGATGGG CTTCGCCGGTAATTCGGAACCCTCTTTTGTGTTTCCCACCGTCATAGCAACCCATCAATCTGGCGGTTCTGGTGCGTCGTCCTCGTCTACTGGTGGCGCTGGGCGCGCCCCACCACCTATCGCCGGCAAGCCTTCACATCTCGCCAGTAAAAGAGGAATCGAGGATTTGGATTTCTTCATTGGTGACGAAGCTGTCGCCAACTCCAA GACTTATTCACTCCATTATCCCATCCGGCATGGAATGATTGAGAACTGGGATCACATGGAGCGTTTATGGGAGCAATCCATCTTCAAGTACCTCCGTGCAGAGCCTGAAGACCACTATGTGCTCTTG ACTGAACCGCCTCTTAATCCGCCTGAGAACCGAGAGAACACCGCCGAGATCATGTTCGAGTCTTTCAATGTGCAAGGATT GTACATTGCTGTCCAGGCTGTCCTTGCTCTCGCAGCCTCTTGGACGTCGTCCAAGGTGACTGAGCGGACACTCACCGGTGTTGTCATTGACTCTGGAGACGGTGTTACCCACACCATCCCCCTT GCTGAGGGCTATGTTATTGGCTCTTCGATAAAGCACATCCCCATTGCTGGCCGAGACATCACCTACTTTGTGCAGCAACTCTTGCGAGACCGGGGTGAAAGTGCACACATCCCCCCTGAGGACCAGCTTAGAGTAGCTGAAAAGATCAAAGAGGACTACACCTATGTTTGTCAAGATATCGTCAAGGAGTTCAAGAAGTATGATTCCGATCCATACAAGTACTTCGCTCGATTTGCTGGCGAGCACAGCGTGACTGGGAGG AAATACGATATCGATATTGGCTATGAGCGATTCTTGGCGCCCGAGATCTTTTTCAATCCCGAGATTTATTCCTCCGACTTCCTGACTCCTCTTCCCGAAGTGGTCGACACAGTAATCCAAACTTCTCCCATTGATGTCCGACGAGGTTTATACAAGAACATCGTCCTTTCAGGTGGATCCACTATGTTTAAGGACTTTGGTAAGAGGTTGCAGAGGGATGTCAAAGGCATCGTGGACGGCAGGATTGCGGGCAGTGAAGAGAAGTCAGGCAGTTTAATGAAG TCGAGCGGCGTTGAAGTCAATGTCATCTCCCACaagaggcagaggtatGCGGTATGGTACGGCGGCAGTTTGATGGCGTCCACT CCTGAATTCTTCAACGTCAGTCACAGCCGCGAAGACTATCAGGAATACGGTCCTTCCCTTGTCCGCAGGTTCTCGGTGTTTGGAAGTGCAACTTGA
- a CDS encoding ER to Golgi transport-related protein, putative: MKMRISQALFALPLLSVANALHFYFESNEKRCFLEELPSQTIVEGHYKAFLWNENEKQWKKDEAMGIHVTVEELATSHIVVDTRGPPDGRFTFTSHEPGDHNICLHSNITGGWLSNEHIKMYLDLNVGSSRFDNAADQTHVTTLSSKIRELNSKVADIQREQRYMREVEANFRDASERTNTRAVWWSLLQIAVLIGAAVWQMKHLKVYFEDKKLR, from the exons ATGAAAATGAGGATTTCTCAAGCGCTTTTTGCGCTTCCGTTGCTTTCCGTCGCCAAC GCCTTGCACTTTTACTTTGAATCCAACGAGAAAAGGTGTTTCTTGGAAGAATTACCCAGTCAAACCATCGTGGAAG GCCATTACAAGGCGTTTTTGTGgaatgagaatgagaaacAATGGAAAAAGGACGAGGCCATGGGTATTCACGTTACTGTCGAG GAATTGGCAACTTCTCACATAGTCGTTGACACTCGAGGTCCCCCAGATGGACGATTCACCTTTACTTCTCACGAACCCG GAGATCACAACATCTGTCTACACTCCAATATCACTGGCGGCTGGCTTTCGAATGAGCACATCAAAATGTATTTGGATTTGAATGTTGGATCTTCTCGGTTTGACAACGC GGCCGACCAAACTCATGTGACAACTCTTTCGTCCAAAATCCGCGAACTTAACAGCAAGGTCGCCGACATTCAACGCGAACAACGCTATATGCGTGAAGTCGAGGCAAACTTTAGGGACGCAAGTGAGCGCACTAATACAAGGGCAGTGTGGTGGAGCTTGTTGCAGATTGCTGTGTTGATTGGGGCTGCCGTTTGGCAGATGAAACATCTCAAG GTTTACTTtgaggacaagaaactcaGATGA
- a CDS encoding heat shock protein HSP60, putative, whose amino-acid sequence MSKPSVLGINFGQSYASIAVIDKEGHPTCIANEEGERQIACAISYAGEQVYIGNGAMPHLVKNGKNTIMGFRNLLGHTYDEVDHTAILTAPLIPSSTTPAYTVDILVPPPKAPSRSGVTSSAVSGAATPAVAEPVPSKKTISVPEVTSEFLSTLLTSATDFLGVKPSACVVSAPTWFTPEQTEALRKAAEAADINVIQVLDEAAAVLVGYRVGLNEERKARGLLGRPDEGNAGEEEARDKRVVVLDMGETSLAVSVIQVAEGEYTVLAKAREDKLGGREFDNLLLKHFAKEFTKKTKVALDLPCGESASDADKRAEAKLRLAVDHTKRSLSASSGAATCAVESLKEGMDLSSAINRLRFDGLAAPVYRQVGSVLSNTVKSAGLDLCQIDEVLLAGASTLFPGLQSSLSYLFPGTTPITAAIDPSQVIAIGCALQALHLTSLEDNLKLEDVLATAGPEGKADVTAAPIGIVIPSQEANTLAAVVVPSGAPLPVRRRVAIPAPAGKVALEIWEGKDEVKVDLVERPPAEKFEDDEEEDEEEEEEEPEEVKTPITVKTKALGAVEVELQKEGQLVLEVIVQRGGGLEVRAWEEGREEAADKFEA is encoded by the exons AT GTCCAAGCCTTCCGTCCTTGGTATCAACTTTGGCCAGTCCTACGCTTCCATCGCCGTCATCGACAAG GAGGGCCACCCCACATGTATTGCCAACGAAGAGGGTGAGAGGCAAATTGCCTGCGCCATCTCATACGCTGGAGAGCAAGTCTACATCGGTAACGGTGCCATGCCCCATCTCGTCAAGAACGGCAAGAACACCATCATGGGCTTCCGAAATCTTCTTGGCCACACTTACGACGAAGTCGACCACACCGCTATTCTTACCGCTCCCCTGatcccttcctctaccACCCCTGCTTACACCGTTGACATTCTTGTACCTCCCCCCAAGGCTCCCAGCCGATCCGGTGTCACTTCCAGCGCTGTTTCCGGTGCTGCTACTCCCGCTGTTGCCGAACCCGTCCCTAGTAAAAAGACCATCTCTGTCCCAGAGGTCACCAGCGAGTTCCTGTCCACATTGTTGACCTCGGCCACTGACTTCCTCGGTGTCAAGCCTTCTGCCTGTGTCGTTTCTGCTCCCACCTGGTTTACCCCGGAACAGACAGAAGCTTTGAGAAAAGCTGCTGAGGCTGCTGATATCAACGTCATTCAGGTCTTGGATGAGGCCGCCGCTGTTTTGGTTGGCTACCGGGTCGGTCTTaatgaggagaggaaggcgagagGTTTGTTGGGTAGACCCGATGAGGGTAACGCcggtgaggaggaggccaGGGACAAGAGGGTTGTTGTTCTTGACATGGGGGAAACTTCTTTGGCTGTCAGTGTGATCCAGGTCGCTGAAGGAGAGTACACTGTTCTGGCCAAGGCCAGGGAGGACAAGCTTGGCGGTAGGGAGTTTGACAACTTG CTCCTCAAACACTTTGCCAAGGAATTCACCAAGAAGACCAAGGTTGCGCTTGACCTTCCCTGCGGCGAGTCCGCCTCTGACGCCGACAAGCGTGCCGAGGCCAAGCTCCGTCTCGCGGTTGACCACACCAAGCGATCTTTGAGTGCCTCCAGCGGTGCTGCCACCTGTGCCGTCGAGTCTCTCAAGGAGGGCATGGACCTTTCTTCCGCTATCAACCGTCTCCGATTTGACGGTTTGGCCGCTCCCGTCTACCGACAAGTTGGCTCTGTTCTTTCCAACACTGTAAAGTCTGCTGGACTTGACCTCTGCCAGATCGACGAAGTTCTCCTTGCGGGCGCGTCTACCCTTTTCCCTGGTTTACAATCTAGTCTTTCTTACCTCTTCCCTGGTACTACCCCCATCACCGCCGCTATTGACCCCTCCCAGGTTATCGCCATTGGCTGTGCCCTTCAAGCTCTCCACCTTACTTCTCTAGAAGACAATCTTAAGCTTGAGGATGTCCTCGCCACTGCCGGTCCTGAAGGCAAGGCCGACGTTACTGCCGCCCCTATCGGTATTGTCATTCCTTCCCAGGAGGCTAACACCCTTGCCGCCGTTGTGGTCCCCTCTGGTGCTCCTCTCCCTGTTAGGAGGCGTGTTGCGATCCCTGCGCCTGCGGGCAAGGTTGCTCTTGAAATTTGGGAGGGTAAGGATGAGGTGAAGGTTGACCTTGTGGAGCGACCTCCTGCCGAGAagtttgaagatgacgaggaggaggatgaagaagaagaggaggaggagccTGAAGAGGTCAAGACCCCCATCACTGTCAAGACTAAAGCTCTCGGTGCTGTTGAGGTCGAACTGCAAAAGGAGGGTCAGCTCGTACTCGAAGTTATTGTGCAGCGAGGAGGTGGTCTTGAGGTCAGGGcttgggaggaaggacgagaagaggCTGCGGACAAGTTTGAGGCTTAG
- a CDS encoding guanine nucleotide exchange factor, putative, which produces MEAAPPRPSTSSSRSLRRTPADFEAALRNPQETLYLSAGPPPIGEDLESEAASTATGHHHSSGTSTAAMDDPDAPLSVDKRSFEDDLRALSRTREREEGRIGLGVGHVSEGSVVKRPPIPVPGVTPPTPKGHARKASCVTTTSTTSTGTGDTPTRAARRPVKSIGLDAELGIEPKSKKAPPKRRSLFSKATTTSQPDLASMVRRSTHRSSKQKQDTASTPAPSMSTSASSRTLYKEQPSPSAPRNRSTTETSDKHGSMMGGNQMATIAEGSGTLSRNKSNASDEGFKTMKYKARGMFGKMFGSTKEDQQLSSKHSGSASSSRVDINAETVYPPVPPVPATYANQKQRPFTPSSTSTDVFSPSRSPQLSTYSASASPAMASHNRKSRTPTPSTMSGRRDSQASAMITDKPLPAVRDNVDDHDSTLVATITKRGSSPLHVREPASVSENETPSRATSCSSRKLAPSPSPATAAVTSFSDDMAGMLANIGQSQPAMELGLPQESLRLRDGKNGFPAALGRPLSDQELSVTPTSSTFLSATSSPQRSASVSAASASDQASSMPLKGSSADQLSSFLDPPIFQSSTFLNHELYSLHPQQPQNRHHTEPFINLHAPSPSLSSALAPSVDVPQIAPIFEKASDDQGEKDWQSLSEGPSPLLPSSAKFDSSGGVENTDRPSPIAPSAWARQAQGSPSSPLPSPARLQSNLSDKIDRTCIPASSSAMSGFSSLSAQGTIKDTRDKVEVISSPPETPSKAQEQAVEVSDDKAESQKNSEPDREQDKMGEGSNEDKGKRLAREFYEGDGTTVAGDKMAEFLGGPHAINDITLKYFMQYFHMEGQNLVDAFRQLCQKLYLKAESQELDRIMGAFSARFFECNPNTVFGSPGILHTVSAAMLMLNTDLHIAELSRHMSKAEFVRNTLQAIHESTTVDPNTILSAAADERSSTPDLVRDDDGSSMKPSLGSNSSMSTTLINTRAKTPIQPMQARSTSAPVISAHIHQHAPPYASANSSLSVAGISTEGKSRNSSFSAGSWSYSKGWETGAEAALKEIYSSVRADKILLPISGIPGNDRNASRSSNRQSMISLASNGPYDSRFARGRTPTDRMNVLRRGSIRSVQGLLNNGSNSPYGSQWYGSDGRLSPALSNATSINETGASGSGFSSFAPSLGFASNLSHTVIRENEDEVGSLHSKASVGTVEDMDDDELALLGAPWAKEGILQRRTQGEGVAKRVKKADWKQFFVVVSKGDLYMFTFGDGKGGGGFMGGSVGGGNWLENANANGTINLMHTTAVALPKQGHSSSKPYCFSVNQSSGEVCTFAAGTEDLVAEWVATCNYWAARKTRQPLQGGVSNMEYGWNRVAVDQLEDESDRMSVFSQKSNGSRMGGTYGRRALGSGGGSSTGQFDKIHINDWKPPPPAMIPSTMEEEGQLEALVEYVKSQEKELEKHKAVEEPMMRLYSHGSKNLHKAKENWKAKSHYIHSEIFKYETYIDALRNAISLRAKKQGEKKLEKSLAMPNNNLQSSSGDKSGALDKTEKAVDASGAAQGVNAGGLSIDPEVTDGQFDDDGEEQPITPNATIRR; this is translated from the exons ATGGAGGCTGCTCCCCCCCGGCCGTcgacttcctcctctcgctCTCTCCGCAGGACTCCCGCCGACTTTGAGGCTGCGCTCCGCAACCCACAGGAGACACTCTATCTCTCGGCAGGCCCACCACCCATCGGCGAAGACCTCGAGTCCGAAGCTGCATCCACTGCAACCGGCCACCACCATTCCTCCGGCACGAGCACAGCGGCCATGGACGACCCAGACGCACCTCTCTCCGTGGACAAACGAAGCTTCGAGGACGACCTCCGCGCGCTGAGCAGAACgcgggagagagaggaggggaggaTAGGGCTCGGTGTGGGACATGTAAGCGAAGGGAGTGTCGTCAAGAGGCCACCGATACCTGTCCCGGGGGTGACACCGCCTACGCCAAAAGGACATGCACGGAAGGCATCCTGTgtgacgacgacgagcaCAACGTCGACCGGCACCGGGGACACACCGACAAGGGCGGCCAGGCGGCCGGTGAAAAGCATCGGTCTTGACG CCGAGCTTGGGATTGAGCccaaaagcaaaaaagcGCCCCCAAAACGGCGCTCTCTCTTCAGCAAGGCTACCACGACCTCCCAGCCCGACCTGGCATCCATGGTCCGGCGCTCAACCCACCGCAGTAGCAAGCAGAAACAAGACACAGCGTCCACTCCTGCACCATCGATGTCCACCTCCGCAAGCTCACGCACGCTCTACAAGGAGCAGCCATCCCCATCTGCACCGAGGAATAGGTCCACAACAGAAACCAGCGACAAGCACGGCAGCATGATGGGAGGTAACCAGATGGCCACCATTGCGGAAGGGTCTGGCACGTTGAGCAGAAATAAGTCAAACGCTTCTGATGAAGGTTTCAAG ACAATGAAGTACAAGGCCAGGGGTATGTTTGGAAAGATGTTTGGATCTACCAAAGAAGAT cagcagctctcATCAAAACATTCCGgttcagcttcttcctcccgcGTAGATATCAATGCCGAGACTGTTTACCCGCCTGTACCTCCTGTCCCAGCTACCTATGCCAATCAGAAACAGCGACCTTTCACcccctcttcaacatccacCGACGTCTTCAGCCCTTCCAGATCTCCTCAGTTATCCACTTACTCGGCATCTGCATCGCCTGCCATGGCCTCGCATAACAGGAAATCAAGGACCCCGACGCCATCAACCATGTCTGGGCGGCGCGACTCGCAGGCTAGTGCCATGATCACGGACAAGCCTTTGCCTGCTGTCAGAGACAACGTCGACGACCATGACTCGACACTCGTGGCAACAATTACTAAACGAGGATCCAGTCCCCTTCATGTTAGAGAACCAGCCAGCGTATCAGAAAACGAAACTCCCTCTCGAGCCACATCTTGTTCTTCACGCAAACTCGCCCCTTCACCGTCACCTGCCACCGCAGCAGTGACATCTTTTTCTGACGATATGGCAGGGATGCTTGCCAATATAGGACAATCGCAACCTGCTATGGAGCTTGGCTTACCACAGGAGAGTTTAAGGCTCAGGGATGGTAAAAACGGGTTTCCCGCCGCTTTGGGGAGGCCCCTATCAGATCAGGAGTTGTCGGTGACACCtacatcatcaacattcTTATCAGCTACTTCGTCTCCGCAACGGTCGGCGTCAGTATCTGCAGCTTCAGCATCGGACCAAGCATCGTCAATGCCTCTTAAAGGTTCATCTGCCGATCAactctcatccttccttgACCCTCCTATTTTCCAATCGAGTACATTCTTGAATCATGAGCTCTActctcttcaccctcaACAGCCTCAAAATCGACACCACACTGAGCCCTTCATTAACCTCCATGCCCCGTCTCCatccctctcttctgcaCTTGCACCTTCTGTAGACGTCCCTCAAATTGCACCGATATTTGAAAAAGCCAGTGACGaccaaggagagaaggactGGCAATCGTTATCAGAAGGGCCATCACCGCTTCTACCGTCTTCCGCCAAGTTTGATTCCTCGGGCGGTGTCGAAAATACTGATCGACCGTCACCCATTGCACCTTCGGCTTGGgctcgtcaagctcaagggtCACCCTCGTCTCCTCTCCCGTCTCCGGCACGACTGCAGTCTAATTTATCGGATAAGATCGACAGGACGTGTATACCTGCTTCGTCTAGCGCCATGTCTGGTTTCAGCTCCCTATCGGCTCAAGGAACGATAAAGGACACTCGAGATAAAGTGGAGGTGATCTCTTCCCCGCCAGAGACCCCTAGTAAAGCGCAGGAGCAGGCTGTGGAAGTATCCGATGATAAGGCTGAAAGCCAGAAAAATAGCGAACCAGACCGTGAACAAGATAaaatgggagaagggagcAACGAGGacaaggggaagaggctAGCACGCGAATTCTATGAAGGGGATGGGACGACCGTGGCTGGGGATAAAATGGCAGAGTTTTTGGGTGGACC GCATGCTATCAACGACATCACCTTGAAATACTTTATGCAGTACTTCCACATGGAGGGACAAAACCTCGTTGATGCCTTTCG GCAGCTCTGCCAAAAACTCTACCTCAAGGCCGAATCCCAAGAACTCGATCGTATCATGGGCGCGTTTTCCGCTCGCTTCTTCGAGTGCAATCCCAACACCGTCTTTGGATCTCCCGGTATCTTGCATACCGTCTCTGCCGCGATGCTCATGCTCAACACCGATCTCCATATCGCAGAATTGAGTAGACACATGTCGAAAGCTGAATTTGTCAGGAACACACTCCAGGCTATTCATGAGAGTACAACTGTCGATCCAAATACAATCTTGAGCGCTGCTGCAGATGAAAGGTCTTCGACTCCCGATTTAGtgagggatgatgatggaagcaGCATGAAGCCTAGCCTCGGCTCAAACTCATCCATGTCCACCACGCTAATCAACACAAGAGCCAAGACACCGATCCAACCGATGCAAGCTCGGAGCACTTCAGCACCTGTCATTTCTGCCCACATTCATCAGCATGCGCCGCCTTACGCCTCTGCAAACAGCTCGCTATCCGTAGCTGGCATATCTACAGAGGGGAAAAGCAGAAATAGCTCGTTCAGCGCAGGCTCATGGAGCTACTCCAAGGGCTGGGAAACAGGAGCTGAAGCTGCACTGAAGGAAATCTACTCTTCCGTTCGTGCTGACAAGATCCTTCTTCCTATATCTGGTATTCCCGGGAACGACCGAAATGCATCTCGTTCGAGCAATCGCCAGTCAATGATTTCACTTGCTAGCAACGGTCCTTACGACTCTCGGTTCGCCAGGGGACGGACACCGACAGACCGTATGAATGTACTCAGACGGGGGAGTATACGTAGTGTCCAAGGTCTGTTAAATAACGGCAGTAACAGTCCTTATGGCTCCCAATGGTACGGGTCTGATGGGAGACTCAGTCCCGCTCTGAGCAACGCAACATCTATCAACGAAACGGGCGCTAGTGGTTCCGGTTTCTCGTCTTTCGCCCCCTCTCTGGGTTTTGCTTCCAACCTGTCACACACAGTGATTCGAGAAAATGAAGACGAAGTTGGTTCGCTACATTCAAAGGCTAGCGTAGGCACagtggaggatatggatgatgatgagcttgcGTTGCTGGGTGCACCATGGGCCAAGGAGGGGATTTTACAACGTAGAACACAAGGGGAAGGCGTGGCGAaaagggtgaagaaggctgaTTGGAAGCAGTTCTTTGTGGTGGTCAGCAAGGGGGATCTGTACATGTTCACGTTTGGAGATGgtaaaggaggagggggattTATGGGTGGGTCCGTGGGTGGTGGAAATTGGCTG GAAAATGCCAATGCGAACGGTACTATCAATCTCATGCACACCACCGCTGTTGCACTTCCCAAGCAGGGCCACTCGTCTTCAAAACCATATTGTTTCAGTGTCAACCAGTCATCCGGCGAAGTGTGCACCTTTGCAGCGGGGACCGAAGACCTCGTTGCCGAATGGGTCGCGACGTGCAACTATTGGGCAGCAAGGAAGACTCGACAGCCATTGCAAGGAGGCGTGTCAAATATGGAGTATGGATGGAACAGAGTTGCAGTTGATCAACTGGAGGACGAAAGCGATCGGATGAGTGTCTTTAGTCAGAAGAGTAACGGGAGCCGAATGGGAGGCACGTACGGCCGGCGGGCTCTCGGGAGTGGTGGCGGGAGCAGTACAGGGCAGTTTGACAAAATCCATATCAACGATTGGAAGCCGCCACCTCCTGCGATGATTCCGAGTACtatggaagaggagggtCAATTGGAAGCCTTGGTAGAGTATGTAAAGTCGCAAGAAAAGGAGTTGGAGAAACACAAAGCTGTTGAGGagccgatgatgagatTG TATTCTCATGGATCAAAGAATCTCCACAAAGCAAAGGAAAATTGGAAAGCCAAATCGCACTATATCCATAGTGAAATATTCAAATACGAAACATACATCGACGCTCTGCGAAACGCCATATCACTTCGGGCCAAGAAACAAGGCGAGAAGAAATTGGAAAAGTCACTCGCAATGCCGAATAACAACTTGCAGTCTTCCTCTGGAGATAAATCCGGAGCTTTGGATAAAACTGAAAAGGCGGTTGATGCAAGCGGCGCGGCGCAAGGTGTAAATGCAGGGGGGTTGTCGATTGATCCGGAGGTCACAGATGGACAATTCGACGACGACGGGGAAGAGCAGCCTATAACGCCGAATGCGACGATCAGGAGATGA